One genomic segment of Actinopolymorpha sp. NPDC004070 includes these proteins:
- a CDS encoding MBL fold metallo-hydrolase codes for MDPSAYFLLTVHRSGQTVLWEGDHYTVDARLRIEPAPGHTPGSSVVWLRSGSARAAFAGDLLHSPLQIVEPDDWPQL; via the coding sequence ATGGATCCATCGGCGTACTTCCTACTGACTGTGCACCGGTCCGGGCAGACTGTGCTGTGGGAGGGCGACCACTACACCGTCGATGCCCGGCTCCGCATCGAGCCTGCCCCCGGCCATACGCCCGGCTCCTCGGTCGTATGGCTGCGGTCGGGCTCGGCCCGGGCGGCGTTCGCCGGGGATCTGCTGCACAGCCCACTGCAGATCGTGGAGCCGGACGATTGGCCCCAGCTTTGA
- a CDS encoding glycoside hydrolase family 15 protein, which translates to MATFVSDSRATADYLPIADHGVIGDLRTCALVGTDGTIDWYCCPRFDSPSVFASILDARRGGRFALHPEEPITSKQLYFPDTNILITRFFTAGGVAEVQDFMPIMGDVREVERHRLVRRVVCTRGSVPFVVEVAPRFDYGREQHKLRFEGGHAIFEGESLTLALSATVQLDQSDQDVTARFVLREGETAPFVLDRLTSSTVPRVCPTREAEMLFRQTVQFWRSWLAQSRYTGRWREVVHRSALVLKLLTYAPTGAIVAAATTSLPEKFGGERNWDYRHTWLRDAAFSVYALLRLGFTQEAQAFMGWLGDRLRDHRGPGAEPLQIMYGIDGRADLPESELTHLQGYRGSAPVRIGNSAAAQRQLDIYGELIDSVYLYNKYGEPIGIDLWDDLTRTVDWLCEHWDQADEGIWETRGGPKHFTYTRVLSWVAIERAIRIARQRGLPANEPHWARQRDAIYRQVLSNGWSGERQAFVQHYEDDVLDASLLIMPLVKFVAPTDSRWLATLDAISSDLVSDSLVYRYDPDASPDGLRGHEGTMSLCSFWYVEALARAGRVEDARLVFDKMLTYANHLGLYSEQIGATGEQLGNFPQAFTHLALISAAYNLDRALK; encoded by the coding sequence ATGGCAACCTTCGTGAGCGATTCCCGTGCCACCGCAGATTATCTTCCGATTGCCGACCATGGCGTGATCGGCGACCTGCGTACGTGTGCGCTGGTTGGTACGGACGGGACGATCGACTGGTATTGCTGCCCACGCTTCGATTCGCCCAGCGTATTCGCCTCGATCCTCGATGCTCGACGCGGAGGAAGGTTCGCGCTGCATCCAGAAGAGCCGATCACTTCCAAGCAGCTGTATTTTCCGGACACCAATATCTTGATCACCCGCTTCTTCACGGCCGGCGGTGTGGCCGAGGTTCAGGACTTCATGCCCATCATGGGGGACGTCAGGGAGGTGGAGCGGCACCGGCTGGTTCGCCGTGTCGTGTGCACGCGGGGCAGCGTGCCCTTCGTGGTCGAGGTTGCGCCCCGTTTCGACTACGGGCGCGAGCAGCACAAGCTTCGTTTCGAAGGCGGGCACGCCATCTTCGAGGGGGAGTCGCTGACTCTGGCGCTGTCAGCCACGGTCCAGCTGGACCAATCCGATCAGGACGTCACCGCACGGTTCGTGTTGCGTGAAGGCGAGACCGCACCCTTCGTCCTTGACAGGCTGACCAGCAGCACCGTGCCGCGCGTCTGCCCCACGCGGGAGGCCGAGATGTTGTTTCGTCAGACCGTGCAGTTCTGGCGGAGTTGGCTCGCCCAATCACGCTACACCGGGCGCTGGCGGGAGGTCGTACACCGCTCTGCACTGGTGCTGAAACTGCTGACCTACGCCCCTACAGGAGCTATCGTCGCGGCGGCGACGACGAGTCTTCCGGAGAAGTTCGGAGGAGAACGCAACTGGGACTACCGCCATACCTGGCTCAGAGACGCCGCGTTCTCGGTCTACGCATTGCTCCGCCTCGGGTTCACCCAGGAGGCGCAGGCATTCATGGGCTGGCTCGGCGACCGGCTTCGAGACCATCGCGGTCCGGGGGCCGAGCCACTGCAGATCATGTACGGCATCGACGGGCGCGCAGACCTGCCAGAGTCAGAACTAACTCATCTGCAGGGTTACCGCGGGTCAGCACCGGTCCGCATCGGGAACAGTGCCGCCGCACAGCGCCAGCTTGACATCTACGGTGAACTCATCGATTCGGTCTACCTCTACAACAAGTACGGTGAGCCGATCGGGATCGACCTCTGGGACGATCTCACCAGAACCGTCGACTGGCTCTGCGAGCACTGGGACCAAGCCGACGAGGGAATCTGGGAGACCCGCGGAGGACCCAAGCATTTTACGTACACCCGCGTGCTGTCATGGGTGGCGATCGAACGCGCGATCAGAATCGCCCGGCAGCGCGGCCTCCCGGCCAACGAGCCCCACTGGGCGAGGCAGCGCGACGCGATCTACCGGCAGGTTCTGTCCAATGGTTGGTCGGGAGAACGGCAGGCATTCGTTCAACACTATGAGGACGATGTGCTCGACGCGTCGCTGCTCATCATGCCGCTGGTCAAGTTCGTCGCCCCCACGGACTCTCGCTGGCTGGCCACGCTGGATGCCATCTCCAGCGACCTGGTCTCGGATTCGCTCGTGTACCGCTACGATCCCGATGCCAGCCCGGATGGTCTGCGCGGACATGAAGGCACCATGTCGCTGTGTAGCTTCTGGTACGTCGAGGCGCTCGCCCGAGCCGGAAGAGTCGAAGACGCCCGCCTGGTGTTCGACAAGATGCTCACCTACGCCAATCACCTCGGCCTGTACTCCGAACAGATCGGCGCCACCGGCGAACAGCTCGGCAACTTCCCACAAGCCTTCACCCACCTTGCGCTGATCAGCGCCGCGTACAACCTCGACCGCGCCCTCAAATAG
- a CDS encoding helix-turn-helix domain-containing protein has protein sequence MSKARLVITAVVVEGRSQSAVARTYGVSQSWVSRLVTRYRAEGQAAFEPRSRRPKTSPNAAPAATVELIVRLRKELAEQGLDAGPATICWHLRHHHGVRVSPATVSRYLARRGTVVPAPNNARCGCVQLPGREPDELLTDIGRKHDQPATGHRRFPPTPAILRRRRRRCSQAVSRLVPTALARTLVGPRRQHTGDEVANLRRKYSGAYRSITQQGRRTNARRPSAVQADHRPHLVLSTIARSAARCLSEAARPALVSRSPSAANCAEEA, from the coding sequence ATGTCGAAGGCGCGTCTTGTGATCACCGCTGTCGTTGTCGAGGGCCGTAGTCAAAGCGCGGTGGCGCGGACCTACGGCGTGTCTCAAAGCTGGGTGAGCCGGCTCGTGACCCGCTACCGGGCAGAGGGGCAGGCGGCGTTCGAGCCGCGATCGCGGCGGCCGAAGACCTCACCGAACGCGGCACCGGCGGCCACGGTGGAGTTGATCGTGCGGCTGCGTAAGGAGCTGGCCGAGCAGGGTCTGGACGCCGGCCCGGCGACGATCTGCTGGCACCTTCGCCACCACCACGGTGTGCGGGTCTCACCCGCCACGGTCAGCCGCTACCTGGCCAGGCGGGGGACGGTCGTGCCTGCCCCGAATAACGCTCGCTGTGGGTGTGTACAGCTTCCAGGGAGAGAACCTGACGAGCTACTCACAGATATCGGCCGCAAGCACGATCAGCCTGCTACCGGTCATCGTCGTTTTCCTCCTACTCCAGCGATACTTCGTCGAAGGCGTCGCCGGTGCAGTCAAGCAGTGAGCCGACTCGTCCCGACAGCCTTGGCAAGGACGCTGGTGGGGCCGCGCCGGCAGCACACTGGCGATGAGGTCGCGAACCTCCGGCGAAAGTATTCCGGCGCGTACAGGTCGATCACGCAGCAAGGCCGCCGTACGAACGCGCGGCGCCCATCCGCCGTCCAAGCGGATCACCGACCTCACCTGGTGCTGTCGACGATCGCTCGGAGTGCCGCGAGGTGCCTGTCGGAGGCGGCCCGGCCGGCTCTGGTGAGCCGGAGCCCTAGCGCGGCGAACTGCGCTGAAGAGGCATAG
- a CDS encoding Dyp-type peroxidase yields MSLQCTTQGTPQEVLQPPARAAIFLVVTVCPGAEAEVLDLFADVAGLVRAVGFRQPEDGLSCVVGIGADAWDRLYVLPRPKGLHTFRALSGSKHAAVSTPGDLLFHVRARRMDLCFELARQLMIRLAGRVEVVDEVHGFRYFDERDLLGFVDGTENPGGADAVDAVQVGQEDPRFAGSSYVIVQKYLHDLTAWDALPVEEQERVIGRHKLSDIELPDEVKPSNSHVAANTITDPDGTERKIVRDNMPFGSLGAGEFGTYFIGYASTPEVIEQMLRNMFIGNPAGNYDRILDFSVAVTGNLFFVPTADFLSDPPASDPPHLAAADGTPAGVDGSLDVGSLKGRASS; encoded by the coding sequence ATGAGTTTGCAGTGCACAACCCAGGGCACGCCACAGGAGGTCCTGCAGCCGCCGGCGAGGGCGGCGATCTTCCTCGTGGTGACGGTGTGCCCTGGCGCCGAGGCTGAGGTGCTCGATCTGTTCGCCGACGTCGCCGGGTTGGTCCGGGCGGTCGGGTTCCGGCAGCCGGAGGACGGCCTGAGCTGTGTGGTGGGTATCGGCGCGGACGCGTGGGATCGGCTGTACGTCCTGCCCCGGCCGAAGGGCCTGCATACCTTCCGGGCGCTGAGCGGGAGCAAGCACGCGGCGGTGTCGACTCCTGGTGACCTGCTGTTCCACGTGCGCGCGCGGCGGATGGATCTGTGTTTCGAGCTCGCCCGGCAGCTGATGATCAGGCTGGCCGGACGGGTCGAGGTCGTCGACGAGGTGCACGGTTTCCGGTATTTCGACGAACGCGACCTGCTGGGTTTCGTCGACGGAACGGAGAACCCAGGTGGCGCGGACGCGGTGGACGCGGTGCAGGTCGGGCAGGAGGATCCCCGGTTCGCGGGGAGCAGCTACGTCATCGTGCAGAAGTACCTCCACGACCTGACCGCCTGGGACGCGCTGCCGGTGGAGGAGCAGGAGCGGGTGATCGGCCGCCACAAGCTGAGCGATATCGAACTTCCGGACGAGGTGAAACCGTCCAACTCCCACGTGGCTGCGAACACGATCACCGACCCGGACGGGACAGAGCGGAAGATCGTCCGCGACAACATGCCGTTCGGTTCACTCGGTGCCGGGGAGTTCGGCACCTATTTCATCGGATACGCCTCCACGCCCGAGGTGATTGAGCAGATGCTGAGGAACATGTTCATCGGGAACCCGGCCGGCAACTACGACCGGATCCTGGACTTCTCGGTGGCTGTGACCGGAAACCTGTTCTTCGTGCCCACCGCGGATTTCCTCTCCGACCCGCCCGCATCCGACCCGCCCCACCTCGCCGCCGCCGACGGTACGCCGGCAGGCGTCGATGGCTCATTGGACGTCGGCAGCCTGAAAGGGAGAGCCAGCTCATGA
- a CDS encoding family 1 encapsulin nanocompartment shell protein, whose protein sequence is MKNLHRELAPISDAAWTAIEAEARRTFIRNVAGRRVVDVVGPTGPALAAVGTGHVRAVDAPGGGLPDGVVVHQRLAQPAIELRVPFTVSRQAVDDVERGAKDSDWQPVKDAAQQIAYAEDRAIVAGLDAAGIVGIAPLSSNPAHLLPADVPETPDAVARAISALRLAGVAGPYSLLLSAEAYTSVAETTDHGYPILDHLARLLGDGQIVWAPALEGGLLVSTRGGDFELHLGQEVSIGYLSHDTNTVQLYLEESFAFLALTAEASVPLTSG, encoded by the coding sequence ATGAAGAACCTGCACCGCGAACTCGCGCCGATCTCCGACGCCGCATGGACCGCCATCGAGGCCGAGGCCCGTCGAACGTTCATCCGGAACGTCGCCGGCCGCCGGGTCGTGGACGTGGTCGGCCCGACCGGGCCGGCGCTGGCGGCGGTTGGCACTGGGCACGTCCGGGCCGTCGATGCACCGGGCGGCGGGCTGCCCGACGGCGTGGTCGTGCACCAGAGGCTGGCGCAGCCTGCGATCGAACTACGCGTTCCGTTCACAGTCTCTCGACAGGCCGTGGACGACGTCGAGCGCGGCGCGAAGGACTCCGACTGGCAGCCCGTGAAGGACGCCGCGCAGCAGATCGCGTACGCGGAGGACCGCGCGATCGTGGCCGGGTTGGACGCGGCAGGGATCGTGGGAATCGCGCCGTTGAGCTCCAACCCTGCACACCTGTTGCCCGCGGACGTACCGGAGACGCCGGACGCTGTGGCGCGGGCGATCAGCGCGCTACGGCTGGCGGGTGTCGCCGGGCCGTACAGCTTGCTGCTGTCGGCCGAGGCATACACATCGGTAGCGGAGACCACCGACCACGGCTACCCGATCCTCGACCATCTGGCACGGTTGCTCGGGGACGGGCAGATCGTATGGGCGCCCGCCCTCGAGGGTGGCCTGTTGGTGTCGACGCGCGGTGGTGACTTCGAGCTGCACCTGGGGCAGGAGGTGTCGATCGGGTATCTGTCCCACGACACGAACACTGTCCAGCTGTATCTCGAGGAGTCGTTCGCGTTCCTGGCCTTGACGGCCGAGGCCAGCGTCCCGCTCACCTCCGGGTGA
- a CDS encoding ABC transporter substrate-binding protein — translation MARSGGLDRRTFLYGSALTAGAVTLGACSSSSGSGGSGAKPGAKARGGSGKGSETKPLPAPAKFQESPTLAARVKSGDLPALEKRLPQEPYVVPHRWLEPGKYGGNLLLAVPTANDLQIRQYMYGHSLLRFVNDGLDIVPGLVASWESNADASEWTLHFRSGLKWSDGQPWTTADIMFWWEDMVLNEEHPDIPPDEAKSGKGTIMKLTAPDERTLVMKFDAPAPLTAARLAGYVNRGNGTTWMEPKHYLKQFHPRYNKAVSKNWASADGEFEKKRDYSSNPQSPTMTGWCLKSYRDGRQAIWERNPYYWCIDKDGRQLPNIDTLTFSVVEDPEVARLQMQEGKLDYVHGPFNGLTLADISGFKKAEQRSGLDVLLWDGGSGTGSMFFFNYDHKDAPMRKLIREPKFRQALSLATKRDEMQKSIYFNTGQQTTGTLSPKAVEYQVNDQGRKVYHDWRDSFVKYDPEKAKALLDQIGVVDKDSDGKREMPDGTKLKIRVDFPADTTKDHQQKNNLLKRDWEAIGLTVTLNPIPPDAFGDEWASGSLDSQAAWEVGNGPDHFAQPAWLLPIEPTRWAPLEGQYFALRGTPQEHEQRDVDPFKRTPPRMEPDPKGPIAKMWKLYDQSKLEPDAVKRRQLAWEIDKIHVTDGPFFMGTVANTPQLVLAHKDLRNVPRKENLALGGFVNPWQHPSPAVYDPEAYFWANPDQHS, via the coding sequence ATGGCAAGAAGCGGTGGACTGGACCGGAGGACGTTCCTCTACGGATCGGCACTCACTGCCGGTGCGGTGACGCTCGGCGCCTGTTCGTCGAGTAGTGGGTCCGGCGGCAGCGGTGCCAAGCCTGGCGCAAAGGCGAGGGGAGGCTCGGGGAAGGGTTCGGAGACCAAGCCGCTGCCGGCGCCCGCGAAGTTCCAGGAGTCACCGACGCTCGCGGCGCGTGTCAAGTCCGGTGACCTTCCGGCGCTGGAAAAGCGACTTCCGCAGGAGCCGTACGTCGTACCTCATCGTTGGCTGGAGCCTGGGAAGTACGGCGGCAACCTGCTGCTCGCGGTGCCCACCGCGAACGACCTGCAGATCCGGCAGTACATGTACGGTCACTCCCTGCTCCGGTTCGTCAACGACGGCCTGGACATCGTGCCCGGCCTGGTCGCGAGCTGGGAGTCCAACGCCGACGCCTCCGAGTGGACGCTGCACTTCCGGTCGGGCCTGAAGTGGTCGGACGGCCAGCCGTGGACCACCGCGGACATCATGTTCTGGTGGGAGGACATGGTGCTCAACGAGGAGCACCCCGATATTCCTCCCGACGAGGCAAAGTCCGGCAAGGGCACGATCATGAAGCTCACGGCCCCGGACGAGCGCACGTTGGTGATGAAGTTCGACGCGCCCGCTCCACTGACCGCCGCTCGACTGGCCGGCTACGTCAACCGCGGTAACGGCACGACCTGGATGGAACCCAAGCACTACCTGAAGCAGTTCCACCCTCGTTACAACAAGGCGGTGTCGAAGAACTGGGCCAGCGCTGACGGTGAGTTCGAGAAGAAGCGGGACTACTCCTCCAACCCGCAGTCTCCGACGATGACCGGTTGGTGCCTCAAGTCCTACCGGGACGGTCGTCAGGCGATCTGGGAACGAAACCCGTACTACTGGTGCATCGACAAGGACGGTCGTCAACTTCCCAACATCGACACGTTGACGTTCTCCGTGGTCGAAGACCCCGAGGTGGCACGCCTGCAGATGCAGGAGGGCAAACTCGACTACGTCCACGGGCCGTTCAACGGACTTACCCTTGCCGACATCTCCGGGTTCAAGAAGGCCGAACAGCGCAGCGGCCTCGACGTCTTGTTGTGGGACGGCGGCAGCGGAACCGGGTCGATGTTCTTCTTCAACTACGACCACAAAGACGCCCCCATGCGGAAACTGATCCGCGAACCCAAGTTCCGCCAGGCCCTGTCGCTGGCCACCAAGCGGGACGAGATGCAGAAGTCGATCTACTTCAACACCGGCCAGCAGACGACCGGAACCCTGAGCCCGAAGGCGGTCGAGTACCAGGTCAACGATCAGGGCAGGAAGGTCTATCACGACTGGCGGGACTCGTTCGTCAAGTACGACCCGGAGAAGGCGAAGGCGCTGCTCGACCAGATCGGCGTTGTCGACAAGGATTCAGACGGCAAGCGAGAGATGCCCGACGGAACCAAGTTGAAGATCCGTGTCGACTTTCCCGCCGACACCACCAAGGACCACCAGCAGAAGAACAACCTGCTCAAGCGGGACTGGGAGGCGATCGGTCTGACAGTGACGCTGAACCCGATTCCGCCCGACGCGTTCGGTGACGAGTGGGCGTCCGGATCGCTGGATTCCCAGGCGGCCTGGGAGGTGGGCAACGGGCCGGACCACTTCGCACAGCCGGCTTGGCTCCTTCCCATCGAGCCGACTCGGTGGGCACCGCTCGAAGGGCAGTACTTCGCCCTACGCGGAACGCCTCAGGAGCACGAACAGCGCGACGTCGACCCGTTCAAGCGCACACCACCGCGGATGGAGCCGGACCCGAAGGGGCCGATCGCGAAGATGTGGAAGCTCTACGACCAGAGCAAGCTGGAACCTGACGCGGTGAAGCGTCGGCAGCTGGCCTGGGAGATCGACAAGATCCACGTCACGGACGGCCCGTTCTTCATGGGTACGGTGGCCAACACCCCCCAGTTGGTCCTTGCGCACAAGGACCTGCGCAACGTCCCGCGGAAGGAAAACCTCGCCCTCGGGGGCTTCGTCAATCCGTGGCAGCATCCGTCACCTGCGGTCTACGACCCGGAGGCATACTTCTGGGCCAACCCGGACCAGCACAGCTGA
- a CDS encoding DUF899 family protein — translation MTMPSAPALTDRETWQKQLDNLRVREKAHTREGDAIAAARRRLPMVEVDPSTQLVGPGGRVPLLDVFEGRTQLLASYHMWHTGSPAADQCEGCTFFTGQVLELSYLHSRDVTFAVFCQGPYEESSRYRDFMGWQAPWYSVPGESLDSLAAGRAFGMKVCYLRQGDRVFETYWTTGRGVEAMAPSYGLLDMTVYGRQEEWEDSPEGWPQRFRTDGDQFRLDGRPTSQWSRLAAGRDDDLGATGPIGTERCCH, via the coding sequence ATGACCATGCCATCGGCGCCCGCGCTCACCGACCGCGAGACCTGGCAGAAGCAACTCGACAATCTCCGGGTCCGAGAGAAGGCGCACACGCGTGAGGGCGACGCCATCGCCGCGGCGCGCCGGCGGCTGCCGATGGTCGAGGTCGACCCGTCCACACAGCTGGTCGGTCCCGGCGGGCGGGTGCCCCTACTCGACGTCTTCGAGGGGAGGACCCAGCTGTTGGCGTCGTACCACATGTGGCACACCGGCAGCCCGGCCGCCGACCAGTGCGAGGGCTGCACGTTTTTTACCGGCCAGGTGCTCGAGTTGTCCTACCTGCACTCGCGCGACGTCACGTTCGCGGTCTTCTGCCAAGGCCCGTACGAGGAGTCGTCTCGCTACCGCGACTTCATGGGCTGGCAGGCACCCTGGTACTCGGTGCCCGGGGAGTCGCTCGACTCCCTGGCGGCTGGGCGCGCGTTCGGGATGAAGGTCTGCTACCTGCGTCAGGGCGACCGGGTGTTCGAGACCTACTGGACCACCGGGCGGGGCGTTGAGGCGATGGCGCCCTCGTACGGCCTGCTCGACATGACCGTCTACGGCCGGCAGGAGGAGTGGGAGGACTCCCCGGAAGGCTGGCCCCAGCGCTTCCGGACCGACGGCGACCAGTTCCGACTCGACGGCCGGCCCACATCACAGTGGTCGCGCCTCGCCGCCGGACGCGATGACGACCTGGGCGCCACCGGACCCATCGGGACCGAGCGCTGCTGCCACTAA
- a CDS encoding helix-turn-helix domain-containing protein produces MPTQRGYRQACGVARGLDIVGERWALLVVRELLLGPKRFTDLQQALPTASPNALTDRLRELTDAGVLRRQQLPSPGNVWVYELTAWGRGLEPIVITLGTWALAAPPTAEQLFVSADSAMLSIRTYFEPTPEQPEEKLRIELRDHGPAGIFGVHLTPAGADVAHKPPDQPDAALITATDALIAAFARDDLAGLIATGAVITGDPEVVRRLVTSTRIPSSIDHHPNGRPSQVRRTDSRQRAPKN; encoded by the coding sequence ATGCCGACTCAGCGGGGCTATCGGCAGGCGTGCGGTGTCGCGCGCGGGCTCGACATCGTGGGGGAACGCTGGGCGCTGCTCGTGGTACGCGAGCTGCTGCTCGGGCCGAAACGGTTCACCGACCTCCAACAGGCGCTCCCGACCGCCAGCCCGAACGCACTGACCGACCGGCTGCGCGAGCTGACCGACGCAGGCGTCCTACGCCGGCAGCAGCTGCCTTCGCCAGGCAATGTGTGGGTCTACGAGCTGACCGCGTGGGGGCGAGGCCTGGAGCCGATCGTGATCACGCTTGGCACCTGGGCGCTTGCCGCCCCGCCGACCGCAGAACAGCTCTTCGTGAGCGCGGACAGCGCCATGCTGAGCATCCGCACCTACTTCGAGCCGACACCGGAACAGCCCGAGGAGAAGCTCCGGATCGAACTACGCGACCACGGCCCTGCCGGCATATTCGGCGTCCACCTCACGCCAGCCGGTGCCGACGTCGCCCACAAGCCGCCCGACCAGCCGGACGCCGCCTTGATCACCGCAACGGATGCCCTCATCGCCGCCTTCGCCCGCGATGACCTGGCCGGGCTCATAGCAACCGGCGCCGTCATCACCGGTGATCCTGAGGTCGTACGCCGTCTCGTCACGAGCACGCGCATCCCAAGCTCCATAGATCACCACCCAAACGGCAGGCCAAGCCAGGTACGGAGAACGGATAGCCGCCAGAGGGCGCCCAAGAATTGA
- a CDS encoding AAA family ATPase: protein MSVYLITGSSGAGKTAVAEELQRRGYTAYNTDTMPEVTSLYDMATGEAISLQNWPPAPLDTSRYHWNWDLQALRKLFDSGDPVFIAAITSNTKENLHLFDSVFVINPTMETIMHRLITRTNNNIGKHPDELAGILESHAKSAAMWQSLGATLVDGDQSLGKVVDTILCHIKSGPPG from the coding sequence GTGAGCGTCTACCTGATCACCGGCTCCTCCGGCGCTGGCAAGACCGCCGTGGCCGAAGAACTTCAGCGGAGGGGCTACACGGCCTACAACACTGACACCATGCCGGAGGTTACAAGCCTTTACGACATGGCGACCGGTGAGGCTATTAGCCTTCAGAACTGGCCGCCTGCCCCGCTCGACACCAGTCGTTACCACTGGAACTGGGACCTTCAGGCTCTCAGGAAATTGTTCGACTCCGGTGACCCAGTGTTCATCGCTGCTATCACTTCGAACACGAAGGAGAACCTGCACCTTTTCGATAGCGTCTTCGTGATCAATCCGACCATGGAAACGATCATGCATCGGTTGATCACTCGTACTAACAACAACATCGGCAAGCACCCGGATGAGTTGGCCGGAATTCTCGAAAGCCACGCCAAGTCTGCCGCAATGTGGCAGTCGCTTGGGGCTACGCTTGTCGACGGCGACCAGTCCCTCGGCAAGGTCGTCGACACCATCCTGTGCCACATCAAGTCTGGGCCGCCTGGCTGA
- a CDS encoding aminoglycoside phosphotransferase family protein — MSPRKIYADQADIDTPLVRELVASQFPQWAALPLEPVDSSGLVNAIYRLGSDLSVRLPLRPSITGIVQREQEKLATLAPFLPVAIPSVEAIGSPTDTFPGEWSVHRWLDGTHPAPDALVDPRGLATDLAAFVAAFRRIDLPDRPPAYLGERRTRAPMASMDSSTRKAIGALEGLIDTRAALASWEESLAAPYDGREVWVHSDLTPSNLLVSSNGRLRAVIDFETCGVGDPACDLFPVWHLLPANLRDEFCAALDVDDATWLRGRGRVLSQALIVWADHKDTNPATSNYARYVIREVLAAPR, encoded by the coding sequence GTGAGTCCCCGCAAGATTTACGCCGACCAGGCCGACATCGACACGCCGCTCGTCCGCGAGCTGGTGGCCTCTCAGTTCCCGCAGTGGGCCGCGTTGCCGCTGGAGCCGGTCGACTCCAGTGGATTGGTGAACGCGATCTACCGCCTCGGTTCCGACCTGTCCGTACGGTTGCCGCTTCGGCCCTCGATCACCGGCATAGTCCAACGGGAGCAGGAGAAACTCGCGACACTCGCGCCGTTCCTGCCTGTGGCCATCCCTTCTGTCGAGGCGATCGGCTCACCCACCGACACGTTCCCGGGCGAGTGGTCCGTCCACCGCTGGCTTGACGGTACGCACCCCGCCCCCGATGCGCTGGTTGATCCGCGCGGGCTGGCGACGGACCTCGCGGCGTTCGTCGCCGCGTTCCGGCGGATCGACCTGCCGGACCGGCCGCCGGCATATCTGGGCGAGCGCCGGACGCGCGCTCCGATGGCCTCGATGGACTCCTCGACACGGAAGGCGATCGGCGCGCTGGAGGGCCTGATCGACACTCGCGCAGCACTGGCGTCGTGGGAGGAGTCGCTCGCGGCGCCCTACGACGGGCGCGAGGTGTGGGTGCACTCGGACCTGACACCGAGCAACCTGCTCGTGTCGTCGAACGGTCGGCTGAGAGCAGTGATCGACTTCGAGACGTGCGGTGTCGGCGATCCGGCATGCGACCTGTTCCCCGTGTGGCACCTGTTGCCCGCGAACCTCCGCGACGAGTTCTGTGCGGCGCTGGACGTGGACGACGCGACGTGGCTCCGCGGACGCGGGCGCGTGTTGTCCCAGGCGCTGATCGTGTGGGCGGACCACAAGGACACCAACCCGGCGACCTCGAACTACGCGCGGTACGTCATCCGCGAGGTGCTCGCAGCACCTCGATGA